One genomic window of Clostridium taeniosporum includes the following:
- the ruvX gene encoding Holliday junction resolvase RuvX, protein MRILGLDLGKKTIGVAISDPLGFTAQGITTIRRANKEKDLEELKKICDDYKVETIVIGLPKNMNGTIGPSGEIAMEMGKVIEENLNIKVEFWDERLTTVAAHKAMLEADLSRNKRKKIVDKVASTYILQGYLDRISK, encoded by the coding sequence TTGAGAATACTAGGTTTAGATTTAGGAAAGAAAACTATTGGAGTAGCGATATCTGATCCATTAGGATTTACAGCGCAAGGTATAACTACAATAAGAAGAGCTAATAAAGAGAAAGATTTAGAAGAGTTAAAAAAAATTTGTGATGATTATAAAGTAGAAACTATAGTTATCGGTCTGCCTAAAAATATGAATGGAACTATAGGTCCTTCAGGAGAAATAGCCATGGAAATGGGTAAAGTAATAGAAGAAAATTTAAATATAAAAGTAGAATTTTGGGATGAACGTTTAACAACAGTTGCAGCTCATAAAGCTATGTTAGAAGCAGATCTTTCAAGAAATAAAAGAAAAAAAATAGTTGATAAAGTAGCATCAACATACATACTTCAAGGATATTTAGACAGAATATCTAAATAG
- a CDS encoding DUF1292 domain-containing protein, with translation MQKDVEYIELLDEQGEQIKFKVITYFQIDEINGEYVVVTPAENNDSDEAFVLKVTTDEDENEMLIPIEDEKEFDLVEEAYNLVMAEQE, from the coding sequence ATGCAAAAAGATGTGGAATATATAGAATTATTAGATGAACAAGGAGAACAAATTAAATTCAAAGTAATAACTTATTTTCAAATAGATGAAATAAATGGAGAATATGTTGTAGTAACTCCAGCAGAAAATAATGATTCTGATGAAGCGTTTGTATTAAAGGTTACAACTGATGAAGATGAAAATGAAATGCTTATTCCAATAGAAGATGAAAAAGAATTTGATTTAGTTGAAGAAGCATATAACCTTGTTATGGCAGAACAAGAATAA
- a CDS encoding ribonuclease J, which produces MKNERAKVKIIPLGGINEIGKNVTAIEYKEDIVVIDCGLKFPDDDMFGIDIVIPDVSYLIKNKERVRGIFLTHGHEDHIGALPYVLKQLDVPVYGTKLTLGIVETKLKEHGLLSKTELITIKPRDTIKLNNVSVEFIKTNHSIADSVAIVVHTPLGAVLHTGDFKIDYTPIDGEIMDFARFAELGKRGVLAMLADSTNVERAGYTMSEKTVGESFIRLFDNAKGRIIVATFASNIHRIQQIITAAQVYGKKVAVSGRSMENIVQVAIELGYLTIEKDVLVSLDQISKYPNEKVVLITTGSQGEPMSALARMASSEHKKINIVKGDTVIISATPIPGNEKLVSKVINQLFKKGAEVIYESLEKVHVSGHACQEELKLMQRLVKPRFFIPVHGEYRHLKQHGELAISLGLSEKNVLIPENGDVIEVTRKSIKKSCTVSAGQIFVDGLGVGDVGNIVLRDRKHLSQDGILTVVVTMERHTANVMAGPDIISRGFVYVRESEGLMDEAKELVRKVLSDCEEKNITDWATLKSRMRDELRELLYEKTKRKPMILPIIMEI; this is translated from the coding sequence ATGAAAAACGAAAGAGCTAAGGTTAAAATTATTCCTTTAGGCGGTATAAACGAAATCGGAAAAAACGTCACAGCTATTGAATATAAAGAAGATATTGTAGTAATTGACTGTGGGCTTAAGTTCCCAGATGACGATATGTTTGGGATTGATATTGTTATTCCAGATGTTTCATACCTGATAAAAAATAAGGAAAGAGTTAGAGGAATATTTTTAACGCATGGGCATGAGGATCATATAGGAGCATTACCGTATGTTTTAAAACAACTTGATGTTCCAGTTTATGGTACCAAGCTTACTCTTGGAATCGTTGAAACAAAATTGAAAGAGCACGGTTTACTTTCAAAAACAGAATTGATAACGATAAAACCAAGAGACACAATAAAGTTGAATAATGTTTCAGTAGAATTTATAAAAACTAATCATTCGATTGCAGATTCAGTAGCAATCGTAGTGCACACACCACTTGGAGCGGTACTTCATACAGGGGATTTTAAAATTGACTATACTCCAATTGATGGAGAAATAATGGATTTTGCAAGATTTGCAGAATTAGGTAAAAGAGGCGTTTTAGCAATGTTAGCAGATTCAACGAATGTTGAAAGAGCGGGATATACCATGTCAGAAAAAACTGTTGGTGAAAGTTTTATTAGACTTTTTGATAATGCTAAAGGTAGAATTATAGTTGCTACATTTGCATCAAATATCCATAGAATTCAACAAATTATAACTGCTGCACAGGTTTATGGTAAGAAAGTTGCTGTATCTGGAAGAAGTATGGAAAATATAGTTCAAGTTGCAATAGAATTAGGATATTTAACTATAGAAAAAGATGTACTTGTATCTTTAGATCAAATATCTAAATATCCTAATGAAAAAGTTGTTCTTATAACAACAGGAAGTCAAGGAGAACCGATGTCAGCATTAGCTAGAATGGCATCGTCTGAACATAAAAAAATAAATATAGTTAAAGGCGACACTGTAATTATTTCAGCAACACCAATACCAGGAAATGAAAAATTAGTTTCTAAGGTTATTAATCAGTTGTTTAAAAAAGGTGCTGAGGTAATCTATGAATCTTTAGAAAAGGTACATGTCTCTGGTCATGCTTGTCAAGAGGAATTGAAGTTAATGCAAAGACTAGTAAAACCTAGATTTTTTATTCCAGTACATGGAGAGTACAGACATTTAAAACAACATGGTGAATTAGCTATAAGTCTTGGACTTTCAGAAAAAAATGTTTTAATACCTGAAAATGGTGATGTAATAGAAGTTACAAGAAAGAGCATTAAAAAAAGTTGTACTGTTTCAGCAGGTCAGATATTTGTTGATGGATTAGGTGTAGGTGATGTTGGAAATATAGTTTTAAGAGATAGAAAACATTTATCTCAAGATGGTATACTAACAGTTGTAGTTACAATGGAAAGACATACTGCTAATGTTATGGCGGGACCAGATATTATTTCAAGAGGATTTGTATATGTAAGAGAATCAGAGGGGCTTATGGATGAAGCTAAAGAACTTGTAAGGAAAGTTTTAAGCGATTGCGAAGAAAAGAATATTACTGATTGGGCTACATTGAAATCTAGAATGAGGGATGAATTAAGAGAACTTCTTTATGAAAAAACAAAACGAAAACCAATGATTTTACCAATAATTATGGAAATTTAA
- the alaS gene encoding alanine--tRNA ligase has product MKFTKTNDLRDAYLKFFESKDHLKLDSFSLVPQNDNSLLLINAGMAPLKPYFTGLQEPPKRRITTCQKCVRTGDIDNVGITSRHGTFFEMLGNFSFGDYFKKEVIPWAWEFLTKVLELPKEKLYVTIYLDDDEAYEYWTTLTDVDKSHIFRLGKEDNFWEHGAGPCGPCTEIHFSRTDEVPTNADEFVELSDADKIIEVWNLVFTQFDGDGKGNYEKLDSTNIDTGMGLERLAVVMQNKNSIFEIDTLENILNEVGNLANIKYGENHKTDISLRIITDHIRSITFMISDDIMPSNEGRGYVLRRLLRRAARHGKTLGIKDAFLCNLCDVVIRDCKSAYPELEVKKDYIKKVIKIEEDKFRETLDSGMEILNNLISELKENNNKVLKGTDGFKLYDTFGFPMELTKEILKDEGLSLDEEGFHKEMKEQRERARSARKTSNYMGTDVKTLDIISADIETSFDGYENDKLTAEVKSLINGEDFVDAIIEGDNAVIVTDVTPFYAEMGGQIGDKGLIYNDNFNGKVLDTKKNMGGKIIHFVEVKSGELKVGDKVTLEVDNIRRESIKKNHTATHILDAALVKVLGSHVHQAGSYVSADRLRFDFSHFEAVKEEELLKVEQLVNEAIMSVTPVETMEMDLQEAKNSGAIGIFDDKYSDKVRVVCAGEYSKELCGGTHIDNTGKIGLFKIISESGIAAGTRRIEAVTGTEAYKLINEKAELLKQVSGKLKCSEKEIITKLDQQAKEIKEKEKEITNLKSKFASMEINDIINSVKDIKGINVITYSLKDVDGEALRGLCEKVRDKVGNSLTLLTSSIDGKVVICAMADKEAVGKGAHCGKVIKEVATILGGGGGGRPDMAQAGGKLPEKVNEALDSVYKIVETLVK; this is encoded by the coding sequence ATGAAGTTTACAAAAACAAATGATTTAAGAGATGCTTATTTAAAATTTTTTGAAAGTAAAGATCATTTAAAATTGGATAGTTTTTCTTTAGTTCCACAAAATGATAATAGCCTATTATTAATAAATGCCGGTATGGCACCATTAAAGCCTTATTTTACTGGGTTACAAGAACCACCAAAAAGAAGAATCACTACTTGTCAAAAATGCGTTAGAACAGGTGATATTGATAATGTAGGAATAACAAGTAGACATGGTACATTCTTTGAAATGCTTGGAAACTTCTCATTTGGAGATTATTTCAAAAAAGAAGTAATTCCTTGGGCTTGGGAATTCTTAACTAAAGTTTTAGAATTACCTAAAGAAAAGTTATATGTAACTATATATTTAGATGATGATGAAGCATATGAATATTGGACTACGCTTACTGATGTTGATAAATCTCATATATTTAGATTAGGAAAGGAAGACAACTTCTGGGAACATGGAGCAGGTCCTTGTGGTCCATGTACTGAAATTCATTTTAGTAGAACTGATGAAGTGCCAACAAATGCTGATGAATTTGTTGAACTTAGTGATGCAGATAAAATTATAGAAGTTTGGAATCTTGTATTTACTCAATTTGATGGTGATGGAAAAGGCAATTATGAAAAACTTGATAGCACTAATATAGATACAGGTATGGGACTTGAAAGACTTGCAGTTGTAATGCAAAATAAAAATAGTATATTTGAAATAGATACATTAGAAAACATATTAAATGAGGTTGGAAATCTTGCTAATATTAAATATGGAGAAAATCATAAAACTGATATATCTTTAAGAATTATAACAGACCATATAAGATCAATAACATTTATGATTTCAGATGATATTATGCCATCAAATGAAGGTAGAGGATATGTTTTAAGAAGGTTGCTTAGAAGAGCAGCAAGACATGGGAAAACTTTAGGAATTAAGGATGCCTTTCTTTGCAATTTATGTGATGTAGTCATTAGAGATTGTAAAAGTGCATATCCAGAATTGGAAGTTAAAAAAGATTACATTAAAAAGGTTATAAAAATAGAAGAAGATAAGTTTAGAGAAACTTTAGATTCTGGTATGGAAATATTAAATAATCTTATAAGTGAATTAAAAGAAAATAATAATAAAGTTTTAAAAGGAACAGATGGATTTAAATTATATGATACATTTGGATTTCCAATGGAACTTACTAAAGAAATATTAAAAGATGAAGGATTATCTCTTGATGAAGAAGGTTTCCATAAAGAAATGAAAGAACAAAGAGAAAGAGCTAGAAGTGCAAGAAAAACTTCTAATTATATGGGAACAGATGTAAAAACATTAGATATAATATCAGCTGATATAGAAACTAGTTTTGATGGATATGAAAATGATAAGTTAACTGCAGAAGTTAAGAGTTTAATTAATGGAGAGGATTTTGTAGATGCCATAATAGAAGGAGATAATGCGGTTATAGTTACAGATGTTACTCCTTTTTATGCTGAAATGGGAGGTCAAATAGGAGATAAAGGTTTAATATATAATGACAACTTTAATGGTAAAGTTTTAGATACTAAGAAAAATATGGGTGGAAAGATAATTCACTTTGTTGAAGTTAAGAGTGGTGAACTTAAAGTTGGAGATAAAGTTACTTTAGAAGTTGATAACATTAGAAGAGAAAGTATAAAGAAAAATCATACAGCAACTCACATTTTAGATGCAGCATTAGTTAAAGTATTAGGATCTCATGTACATCAAGCAGGTTCATATGTTAGCGCAGATAGATTGAGATTTGATTTTTCACATTTTGAAGCAGTAAAAGAAGAAGAATTATTAAAGGTAGAACAATTGGTAAATGAGGCTATAATGAGTGTTACACCTGTGGAAACTATGGAAATGGATTTACAAGAAGCTAAAAATTCAGGTGCAATAGGTATATTTGATGACAAATATTCAGATAAAGTAAGAGTTGTATGTGCTGGAGAGTATTCGAAAGAGCTGTGTGGAGGAACGCATATAGATAATACAGGTAAGATTGGATTATTTAAAATAATTTCTGAAAGTGGAATAGCTGCTGGAACAAGAAGAATAGAAGCAGTAACTGGAACAGAAGCATATAAATTAATTAATGAAAAAGCTGAGTTATTAAAGCAAGTATCAGGAAAATTAAAATGTTCAGAAAAAGAAATAATAACTAAGTTAGATCAACAAGCCAAAGAAATAAAAGAAAAAGAAAAAGAAATCACAAATTTAAAATCTAAATTTGCTTCAATGGAAATTAATGATATAATTAATTCAGTAAAAGATATTAAGGGCATAAATGTTATTACTTATTCATTAAAAGATGTTGATGGTGAAGCATTAAGAGGTCTTTGTGAAAAAGTAAGAGATAAGGTTGGTAATTCATTAACATTACTTACAAGCTCAATAGATGGAAAAGTTGTAATATGCGCTATGGCAGATAAAGAAGCAGTAGGTAAAGGCGCTCATTGTGGTAAAGTAATTAAAGAAGTAGCAACAATCCTTGGTGGAGGCGGCGGTGGAAGACCGGATATGGCTCAAGCTGGAGGAAAATTACCAGAAAAGGTAAATGAAGCACTTGATTCTGTTTATAAAATAGTTGAAACTTTAGTAAAGTAG
- a CDS encoding Fur family transcriptional regulator, with amino-acid sequence MERSTSIDMNALKEDLKRKGYKLTAQRRSIVNAIIETEGKHLTAEEIYDEVKKSCPEIGLATVYRTIILLEELGIICRLDLNDGCSRYELVHSDETHRHHHLVCNVCNKVLEVEDDLLEDLETQIETQYKFKIFDHSVKFYGLCKECQEKEKNE; translated from the coding sequence ATGGAGCGATCAACTTCAATAGATATGAATGCTTTAAAAGAAGATTTGAAAAGAAAAGGGTATAAATTAACGGCTCAAAGAAGATCGATTGTTAATGCTATTATTGAGACAGAAGGAAAGCATTTAACAGCAGAAGAAATATATGATGAAGTTAAGAAAAGTTGTCCGGAAATAGGATTGGCAACTGTATACAGAACTATTATATTATTAGAAGAGTTAGGAATAATATGTAGATTGGATTTGAATGATGGTTGTAGTAGATATGAATTAGTTCATTCAGATGAAACTCATAGACATCATCATCTTGTATGTAATGTATGTAACAAAGTATTAGAAGTTGAAGATGATTTATTAGAAGATTTAGAAACACAAATTGAGACACAATATAAATTTAAAATATTTGATCATAGTGTTAAGTTTTATGGACTGTGCAAAGAGTGTCAAGAAAAAGAGAAAAACGAATAA
- a CDS encoding IreB family regulatory phosphoprotein, translating into MSKNIEHTMQFDLNKTKEALTKAILTEVYDSLQQKGYNPINQLVGYLISGDPTYITNYNGARALVRKLERDEILEEVIKSYLEIK; encoded by the coding sequence ATGAGTAAAAATATTGAACATACAATGCAATTTGATTTAAATAAGACTAAAGAAGCTTTAACAAAAGCAATATTAACAGAGGTTTATGATTCGTTACAACAAAAGGGTTATAATCCTATAAATCAACTGGTTGGATATTTAATTTCAGGAGACCCTACTTACATTACTAATTACAACGGAGCAAGAGCTTTAGTAAGAAAGCTTGAAAGAGATGAAATACTTGAAGAAGTTATAAAGTCTTATTTAGAGATAAAGTAA